cacttgtgcacaacctatgatatgcaaaatggataaacttctatcccaagtatgctatgtatgtatggttcccgatgtttctctcaagatgatccaagatgatcggatatgacaatcttatatgtaatgtggtatgatgctatggcacttgcttacaagttatttgctctttctcttttgcttaaaagcttattgtttttttgtatgtatggccactctgcgaaatgcacaaaccaagatagcaattgtgtatatgcgggaacaaacttgaggcacacgagatgatatgataccaatatgatatggtatgtatgcaatgtatagtgtagatcactaatgtgcacaagtaccgttgctggcaatactcaaatggctagtctcaataggcaagtgacgcaaaatgggctaggggttaacaatgcaatgtgcaagggaatatacaatggagggataccacgataccaagatgatatggaggttacccgccgaggcgatgatgagtggcggtgttcttgatgtagataccaagatgatggagactcgtccctaagtagccgaaacaccttaggaaacggaaaaaaaccgcgaactcaaaatctaaaatgtcaaatggtggtagcggaaggggtggtggttttgcggaagctcaaagggattgcggaaatgcaatgatgggttttgagacgcaatgcggaagtcgagggtaaggtggatggactatacacggtgtcggagttcgaaacacggtccctaagtagccgaaacaccttaggagacacaactcacaacacaaacaaaattgggttaagttgggttggtggaagtgtatggtgggtaagcctatgcggaagttatggtggcggttgatgaagaagcaatcatccctaagtagccgaaacaccttaggagacttgaatcacaactcaaacaacctcaaatgctaaggggaacaaaattggttaggttgcggaagttggtggtggttatgcgggaaaggctatggtggtgctacgcggaaatggtggtggtatgcggaagtgtatgtgggctccggaacaaaattggacgaaagttaggcggtaaacggagtggaggatggagttgatgctgtcaggggccggatgtctgggctgatgaccggatgtccgggccgggccggatgtccgggctcgggatccgtggatgaacaccgcgtggagaggtcaaatccggggcaaaattcggaagattttgtggatggaaattggggaaaagatggggaaaaactagatctacctgcaacacacgaaatccgcggatcaaatccaacaaaacttcatcacaccaataaatcacaaaaaaatttggggctatttttgaggggcaattttcgggttaggacgaaaaacaacaaaatcaagctagaaaacaaagagagggggctccgaaatcgtgatcaacgtggctcatgataccaagatgatatcatgagacaagctggctctgataccaagatgatgtagggtggaaccctagatggccgatctttcacgaaaggagcggatcccaactaagaacacgaagaacacgaggggaaacacaaggggaagacacgagagaatcactcaagccaacaagaacaatcacacatgtgctagatccaagaatacaaagggagatacacgatccacgatcaacaaaggacgatacaaagggtaaccggttcttctccgtgaggaggtcttgatgggggtcttctccgtgaggaggtcttgaatccaaggtggatcgtctccgtagaggggccgcggtctctctcgtggagtagatccgatatggatgagcaaagctctatctctaaatgagctaatcttttgctaaccctagaaagatggaggagaaggagtatatatagtctagggggtcgaaggggtacacgggcctcggccctttactgtgcacaGACAGatggagccggatgtccgggcgacgggccggatgtccggcgcttcaggaggggccggatgtccgggctggcggtgcaaacttctgtagtctctggatagtcagggtcggatgtccgggctgggggccggatgtccggcggctcgagaagagccggatgtccgggcctctggccggatgtccgggctaacgtggttcagcttcgggtgccttctgtgatgggcgccggatgtccgggcttgcgggaggggccagatgtccgggtcctgtagcctttctccggttcctctcgtcgtgctccttcatccttgtacttggggacttgtccatcattccgagcatctccgagagggtctccttggtacctaggcatgtgtagtgtccttgcattatgtagcaaccatgtctcacatgaatggaaaggagaagcatttaggagcgggttcaccttaggtccaatggcgtaggctcgagtgtacatggggatgatcgtaggatgctccgcatcagacgGGCCAACCATCAGGGCCGGGCGTGTCGATCTCTTCTGGTAGGAAGGACAGAGCGAGCCCATCGTTCTCCTCCTGCGATACCCGCTCCGTTGGATCCCACAAATTCTCCCGCAGGCATAAAGTCTTTTCATCAGCCGTCCCTAACATGCCAATGAAAAACTCGTATATATGGCGAACTATGTCGTTCCGGGTCAGGAGGAGGCGATTATCAGATTGGAGACGCAAGATGGAGCATTTGCGCTTCTGAGCGTTCGCATACGCGTGGAAGTAACCGGTGTTCGCATCTCCTTTAGTAAACCATTTGACGCCGCCCCTACGCTGCCAATATTCTTCTTCTGCTCTCAAAATCGCGAGGACTTGGTTTTCTAGGGCATATCTGTGGGCCCATTCACCTTCCAAGAAGGGCCAGGCGTCAGCCTGGGCGTCTAGCGACGCAATCTCGTCGACTATCCTAGCTCCCTCCCTCTTGGATTCACTCCCGTGGTTGGCCCCCCACCCACGTAAAAACGCCCGTAGGACGCTGGCCGTTGCAATCCAGAACTCCGCAGGACCGCGTTGGCGCCCTAGCTGCGAAGTAATCAGCTCCCAACGATCGAAGATCATTTGCGTAAACCTCTCTGACTGGAGCCAGGCCGTTTCAAAATAAAATCTACTACCACACCGAATGGAGTCCTTCCCTGAGGATAGAATCAGTTGGACGTGGTCGGAGCCAATTCTCATCTCCGCCAACAGAGAACAGAGAGGAAAAAGAACCTCCCACTTTAGGGTGAAGAATACCCGGTCTAACACGCTACGGACATGTCTCAGTTGTTTGTTAGTCCATGTGAACCTGGCGCCTGTCCGTGCAGCTTCGCGGAGAGCGGCAGCCGCGATGGCATTATTAAACATGGACACCCTAGCTCAGTCTATGTTATCGTTATTCTTGTCCGCCCCGAGCGGATCAggttaagggcctctttgattcataggattttgaaaacgtaggaatagAAAAAGTATAGAAAAAATTCCTACGGGATtcaatcctatgaaccaaaggaccATCATAGGAAAAAATCTTAAGGATTTCAATCCTTTagaaatcctataaaattcctttgaACTAAAGAGCCCTTAAAGTTGCCCCCAACTATCAACGGAATGTTCTTGTCGTGGTGCGCAAAGTCACTGCGAAATTTTAGACGATTTGCGTAGAACAAGTAAAAGTGTAAGTATTTGCTAGAGTTAAAGGAAGCAATTTCCTGACAGGTTGTTGTCCGACATGGCGCATAGTAAATATAGTTACCACGCCCGTTCACGTTTTGCTGTACATGGCGGTATGAACCTGGGCCGGCAGCGTGTTTGCAGCACGCGCATCACTGCTGCTGCAGCAACCTCCGCTTGAGCACCTCGGCGCGCAGGTCGGCCGGATCCACCTCCTTGGTGCCGGTCACCGGCCGGTAGTCGCCGGTCTTGGGGTCCGGCTCCCAGAACGCCGTCTTGTCCTCCGTCGTGTCCTCCGTCGCCGCCATACCCAGCTTCACCGCCTTCTCCTCGACCTTCTTCACCGACACATCGATTGCGGTTATCGCGGCGGAAAATCCCCTCCTGCACCACACATACACCCTCACATCGTGTGAGTTCGGTGTCGGGTTGGATCGAACTGAAAGGACCTATACGTTTGCAAAGTTTCGGGGAGGACCTTTGCGCCACAAGGGCGGCACAGCTGGACGCAACCCGGGCCATCTGATCAGGATCGGACGAACGAAGACGATTCTAGGCTTCACTTCCGTCGCGTTGTTTGCtctccctttcttttcttttggtttgcgGTTTCAGGTGGGACAGAGGAACAGAAAATGCCATTGCCAGGTTATTATGGGAAGGGGCCAAACAAGGAGCAATGAGGATGTATGGCTGTTAGAACATGTCGGAGGTAAAAATGGTAGGCAGCCTCTCTGTCCGCCACATGTAGGAAAACATGTTTCTTGACATCCGTTCATTATGTACGGACAAAATTATGGTTAGCCATGTGAGCTGTGACTTAACTATATCATCTTGGGTACCAGTACGAGTGCTGCATCATGGAGCGTGACAAGGCTCACGGCATATGTCAATCTTCCATGTGCTGCATGTTGCTGCGAGTTTGCACAAATCGCAAAACAGCCAAACGTATCGCCGTATGGCAAACTTATAGGCGTCTTCGCAAACGGGCGCATACCGCCCtccgtgctgggccggcccatttacatttttttcttctttttttcaaaaCGCGGAAAAAACAAGGCTCTGGTGCCACTCAAACCCGCAACATCCTGCTTTGAATTAGCAAGCACTAGCCATCCCGCCACCAATTCCCACGTGAATAGTTACATCTTTCcgttcttttattctttctacttttatttcttcttttcaCTTTTTCTTCTTCCTGGTTTGACGTTTTTTTaattattgattttttttcttaaaaattgatgaactttttctcaaaattgaCAAACTTCTTTCCGAATTCTGtgacttttttcaaaattgatgacttttttcaaattcaatgaacatttttcaaaattcatgaatttttttcaaaattgatgaatttttttaaactcgatgaacttttctcaaactcgatgatttttttagaaataaatgttttttaaaaaaaatgatgaacttttcttgaAACTTGCTGACATTTTACTAAACTCAgcgaacttttttaaaaattgataaaaaaatttcaaatttgatgaacttttttcaaacttgctgaattgtttttcaaaattgatgaactttttccataaGCGttgatttttttctgtttttcatgaAATTTTTTCAAAATAGATGCACACTTCTATAGGCTTtaaactttttttttgttttcatcAACTATTTCACAAAATGATGGACTTTTTAAATTTCACAATTTTTCTACATAATTCAAAAATCTAAGTGATTGAGGGTATTGTGCAATAAATATCACGAACACATTTGTCCTTATACGGTTGGTGCTATTATCATTCAGAAGTGTCAAGTTGCACTAGCTTGGATACAGACTCAGTGACTTGAGTTCGAAACCTGGAGAAGGCAATTTTTTGCTGGTTTTTTAGGCTCGATGCACAACGCCTTCATGGGCCGACCCAACAGGGTGCTCTAGTGTGCGCCAGGTTATGTTCGGGCGTAACAGGTACCGCACGTGATGCGCTGGCGAACGAGGCAGCGCCCGTATGGGATCTCCTGTACCGCACGTGACGCGCTAGCAAAAGAGCCAGCGCGGGCCGGAACAACCCCCTGTTTTTTCatattgttttttgctttattttcctgtttttatttttccttctttaaaataatttgggatttcaaaaaatttccataTTTCAAAAAATATGAATTTTCGAAAAATGTTTCACAAATCATAAAAAGTTCGTGGTTTAAAAATGtaatgattttgaaaaaatgtttgaaTCTGAACAAAATTTTTGTTAATTAAAAAAATGAGCATGAATGTTTTTCAAAATCatcccaaaataaaagaagattgTCAATGACAAAAAGAGTTCATTGATTCAAAAACTGTTCACTGATTAAAAATATTAATGAATTTCAGGAAAATGTTTGTCCAACAAAAAATGTTCATACATTTCAAGAAAATGTTCTCAAACTAAAAAATTTCACGAATTTAAAAATATGTTCagaaattcgaaaaatgttcaacatttctcaCAAATACACATTTCTTGTATTTTGTTGAAACAGATTTAAATTTGGATGAAAATATTTTATATTTCATGAACAAAATTTAAATTGAGTGAACATTTTTCTGTATTTGATGAACAAATTTTCACTTCGTGAAGatttttttgaattcgatgaactttttttaaatatgATGATTCTTttagaaattcatgaacatttctttattttgatgaacaaaattttgaattGAATGATCATAatttgaatttcaaaaaatattcaccgATTATAAAAAAAGTTCCCAAATTACATAAAAAATATTAAAATTTGGAAtggaaaataaaaaaggaaaaaaatgaaaatgaaaatggaaaaaagaaagaaaaagtaaATAGAAAAAACGAAAATGAAAAGGTGAAAAAAACGAAAGGAAAAAAAGTAAAGCCGGTTTGGGAACATTctggaaccttcccaaaaccgaaAGTGCTAGCTAAGCCAGCCCTAAACATACGCAGCACGAAGAGGGGAGCGCGCGTGCAGTCGCTAGGCAAATAGGATCTGCCTCGCCGTATGAGCATGTAGGTGTATTCGGCCCCGTGTCATAGGTGCTGtgatgaccggcatattaggggcttagctcagtgggttgtggcccaagttatcttatcgttattatgggcttagcccaattatcttattgttattaggatcgtttgcttagtagtcaagtaaacctctctatataaggagaggagatgtatcaatctaatcaagcaagaagcaatcattatttgctcggcttttcgaagggagccgggagacctaacccgagccgcctcttgcgccgccgccgcctcttcttcatcgcgcCACGGCGCCCAGCCGCCGACAGCCGCGATCGCATCTCCGTCAACCCTCCCCCTTCCCGTACAACCTACGCCCAGACCAGGTAGGATCCtagctcctaccaatttggtatcaggtagctcGGTTTCGATCATGTCTGCACCACCACCAACCCGCCGCTAGCCATCACCACCGCACCGCTGCCCGTCACCACCGCGCCGCTGCCTCTCTCCACCGCACCGCTGCCTATCCCCACCGCGCCGCTGGACTCCACCGCCGGCGCCTCCACCGGCCAGACGCCGCCGCCCTCCACCGTGCCGCCCGTCGCCATCTACTCGCCGGCGGAGATGACCGGGATCCTCAAcaacctcgtcaccgccgtccagGGCATACGCCTCTACCTGGCCGGGCCCTACGGGCAGCCGATGCCCTTGCAGCCGGCCGCCGCGACCGGGCCAGTCGCCGTGCCCTGGTACGTGGCCACCACGGCGCCGATCGGGCCTCTACACCACCACTGGCCCGGtcagccgccgcccgccgtcgccccccACTGGCCGAAGTGgccggctccggcgatcgccgcgccCCCGACGCCTCCCGGTTCCGGGCAGCCACTGCCGCGCCtcaatggccacagtggccggccccGGCCCTCACGTCGCCCCCACGCCACCCGGGTCCGTGCCGCCGCAACCGCAGCTGCCGGCCCCGCCACCGCCCAGCACGGGGCCCGGGTCACCCTCGCAGGGAGGCATACCGATCCAGCAAGTGCACTTCCCGTCGTCGCTGTCCCCAATACCGGCCTGGCTGTCCGGATCATCGCCGCCACCCGTCTACACGTTGGCTGGAGACCCGCCGGCACCCACTCTGTAGTTCG
This DNA window, taken from Triticum aestivum cultivar Chinese Spring chromosome 1D, IWGSC CS RefSeq v2.1, whole genome shotgun sequence, encodes the following:
- the LOC123169361 gene encoding late embryogenis abundant protein 2 — its product is MARVASSCAALVAQRRGFSAAITAIDVSVKKVEEKAVKLGMAATEDTTEDKTAFWEPDPKTGDYRPVTGTKEVDPADLRAEVLKRRLLQQQ